A section of the Ochotona princeps isolate mOchPri1 chromosome 19, mOchPri1.hap1, whole genome shotgun sequence genome encodes:
- the LOC101517072 gene encoding LOW QUALITY PROTEIN: olfactory receptor 2G2-like (The sequence of the model RefSeq protein was modified relative to this genomic sequence to represent the inferred CDS: inserted 1 base in 1 codon), whose protein sequence is MGLVSSSNGRELAGFLLLGFADHPRLQKVLFPVTLALYLLTLLGNAAIVLVFHLDSKLRTPMYFFLTHLSMLDLCFSSSVVPQLLVSLHDPLRAITYGGCVVQLYVSLALGSTECXLLVVMSYDRYVAVCCPLHYAVIMRPWLCRLLASLAWLSGVATTLVQSTLTLQLPFCGHRRVDHFICEVPVLIKLACVDTTFNEAELFVASALFLVVPVALILVSYGCIARAVLKIWSAMGRRKALGTCSSHLLVVVIFYGTIIFMYLQPAQSRSQDQGKFVSLFYTVVTSVLNPFIYTLRNTEVKGALKALLGKVSGVFT, encoded by the exons ATGGGGCTGGTGAGCAGCAgtaatggcagggagctggccggctTTCTCCTGCTTGGCTTTGCTGACCACCCCCGGCTGCAGAAGGTCCTCTTCCCTGTCACTCTGGCCTTGTATTTGCTCACCCTCCTGGGCAACGCTGCCATCGTGCTGGTATTCCATCTTGATTCAAAGCTCCGcacgcccatgtacttcttcctcaccCATCTGTCCATGCTGGACCTCTGCTTCTCCAGCAGTGTAGTGCCCCAGCTCCTGGTCAGCCTGCATGATCCTCTGAGAGCTATCACCTATGGGGGCTGTGTGGTCCAGCTCTACGTGTCCCTGGCCCTGGGGTCCACGGAGT GTTTGCTGGTGGTGATGTCCTATGACCGCTATGTGGCCGTCTGCTGCCCACTGCATTATGCTGTCATCATGCGTCCCTGGCTCTGCCGCCTTCTGGCgtccctggcctggctcagcggGGTGGCCACCACCCTGGTCCAGTCCACTCTCACCCTGCAGCTACCGTTCTGTGGGCATCGCCGAGTAGACCATTTCATCTGTGAGGTCCCTGTGCTCATCAAGCTGGCCTGTGTGGACACCACATTTAACGAGGCAGAGCTCTTCGTGGCCAGTGCCCTCTTCCTCGTGGTGCCCGTGGcactcatcctggtctcctatggcTGTATTGCCAGGGCAGTGCTGAAGATCTGGTCAGCCATGGGCCGACGGAAAGCCCTGGGTACCTGCTCTTCACACCTGCTGGTTGTGGTCATCTTCTATGGCACCATCATCTTCATGTACCTGCAGCCAGCccagagcaggtcccaggaccaGGGCAAGTTCGTGTCCCTCTTCTACACAGTGGTGACGTCCGTGCTCAACCCGTTCATCTACACCCTGCGGAACACAGAGGTGAAGGGGGCACTGAAGGCACTTCTAGGCAAGGTTTCGGGAGTGTTCACATGA
- the GCSAML gene encoding germinal center-associated signaling and motility-like protein isoform X3, producing the protein MGNNLRQEESASEGDLQGSGEEAAAVSNQECDNGSGSEVCYSVIKHVSHGRSSLNSNDDGGYENVEAASGRVRPPREGSETEYALLRTAALGPSSYSTEPDYEVVLPH; encoded by the exons GCAAGAAGAGTCTGCGTCTGAAGGAGACCTTCAAGGCTCAG GTGAAGAAGCTGCAGCCGTATCTAACCAG GAGTGTGACAACGGCAGTGGCTCAGAAGTGTGCTACAGTGTCATTAAGCACGTCTCTCACGGGAGGTCCTCGCTCAACTCCAATGACGACGGCGGCTATGAGAACGTGGAGGCCGCCTCTGGGAGAGTGAGGCCGCCCCGGGAGGGCTCGGAGACCGAGTACGCGCTCCTGAGGACAGCCGCCCTCGGACCCTCCTCCTACAGCACTGAGCCCGACTACGAAGTCGTGCTTCCGCACTAG
- the GCSAML gene encoding germinal center-associated signaling and motility-like protein isoform X2 gives MGNNLRCLGGNRRKRRESGPGGTRERQEESASEGDLQGSGEEAAAVSNQECDNGSGSEVCYSVIKHVSHGRSSLNSNDDGGYENVEAASGRVRPPREGSETEYALLRTAALGPSSYSTEPDYEVVLPH, from the exons ctgcctgggaggGAACCGGAGGAAGCGCAGGGAGTCTGGCCCTGGCGGGACGAGGGAGCG GCAAGAAGAGTCTGCGTCTGAAGGAGACCTTCAAGGCTCAG GTGAAGAAGCTGCAGCCGTATCTAACCAG GAGTGTGACAACGGCAGTGGCTCAGAAGTGTGCTACAGTGTCATTAAGCACGTCTCTCACGGGAGGTCCTCGCTCAACTCCAATGACGACGGCGGCTATGAGAACGTGGAGGCCGCCTCTGGGAGAGTGAGGCCGCCCCGGGAGGGCTCGGAGACCGAGTACGCGCTCCTGAGGACAGCCGCCCTCGGACCCTCCTCCTACAGCACTGAGCCCGACTACGAAGTCGTGCTTCCGCACTAG
- the GCSAML gene encoding germinal center-associated signaling and motility-like protein isoform X1, with amino-acid sequence MGCWCCSCLGGNRRKRRESGPGGTRERQEESASEGDLQGSGEEAAAVSNQECDNGSGSEVCYSVIKHVSHGRSSLNSNDDGGYENVEAASGRVRPPREGSETEYALLRTAALGPSSYSTEPDYEVVLPH; translated from the exons ctgcctgggaggGAACCGGAGGAAGCGCAGGGAGTCTGGCCCTGGCGGGACGAGGGAGCG GCAAGAAGAGTCTGCGTCTGAAGGAGACCTTCAAGGCTCAG GTGAAGAAGCTGCAGCCGTATCTAACCAG GAGTGTGACAACGGCAGTGGCTCAGAAGTGTGCTACAGTGTCATTAAGCACGTCTCTCACGGGAGGTCCTCGCTCAACTCCAATGACGACGGCGGCTATGAGAACGTGGAGGCCGCCTCTGGGAGAGTGAGGCCGCCCCGGGAGGGCTCGGAGACCGAGTACGCGCTCCTGAGGACAGCCGCCCTCGGACCCTCCTCCTACAGCACTGAGCCCGACTACGAAGTCGTGCTTCCGCACTAG